From Camelus dromedarius isolate mCamDro1 chromosome 12, mCamDro1.pat, whole genome shotgun sequence, the proteins below share one genomic window:
- the TMEM41B gene encoding transmembrane protein 41B isoform X2, producing the protein MRLEEKACAEAGSARMSLLILVSIFLSAAFVMFLVYKNFPQLSEEERVNMKVPRDMDDAKALGKVLSKYKDTFYVQVLVAYFATYIFLQTFAIPGSIFLSILSGFLYPFPLALFLVCLCSGLGASFCYMLSYLVGRPVVYKYLTEKAVKWSQQVERHREHLINYIIFLRITPFLPNWFINITSPVINVPLKVFFIGTFLGVAPPSFVAIKAGTTLYQLTTAGEAVSWNSVFVLMILALLSILPAIFQKKLKQKFE; encoded by the exons agAAAGCCTGTGCAGAAGCTGGGTCAGCAAGAATGTCACTTCTTATATTGGTGTCCATTTTCTTATCTGCAGCTTTTGTTATGTTTTTGGTATATAAAAATTTCCCTCAGCTTAGTGA agaagAAAGAGTGAACATGAAGGTTCCCAGAGATATGGATGATGCCAAGGCTCTAGGAAAAGTTCTATCCAAATATAAGGACACCTTTTATGTACAAgtacttgtagcttattttgctacatatatttt CTTGCAAACATTTGCTATTCCGGGCTCTATATTTCTCAGTATACTCTCAGGGTTTCTTTATCCCTTTCCACTAGCcttatttcttgtttgtttg TGTTCTGGACTTGGTGCCTCATTCTGCTATATGCTCTCCTATTTAGTTGGGAGACCAGTTGTATATAAATACTTAACAGAGAAAGCAGTAAAATGGTCACAGCAG GTTGAGCGTCATAGAGAACATCTCATTAACTACATTATATTTTTGAGAATAACACCATTTCTGCCTAATTGGTTTATTAATATTACATCTCCTGTGATAAACGTGccattgaaagttttttttattggCACTTTTCTAG gtgTTGCACCACCCTCTTTTGTAGCTATTAAGGCAGGAACAACACTGTACCAGCTTACAACAGCAGGGGAAGCTGTTTCCTGGAACTCAGTATTTGTTCTAATGATTTTGGCTCTTCTTTCTATTCTGCCAGCCATCTTCCAAAAGAAACTAAAGCAGAAATTTGAGTGA